The genomic DNA ACTCTGTCAGCCCCTTCGTGCCACTCACCAATGACCAAGGGATGCCAGCACCTGCGCCCTGATAAACGCCCTGGAGCGTTCGATATCGCCGATCTGAGTGCTCTGGGCCCGCTGATGGTTGGGAGTCATCTGGCTCAGACTCATTGGCTGTGTGCCCGGCCTGTGTTCCCTGTGCCAATGGTCTTTCCAATACTCTCCAAGCTCATCGATAGTTGGCCCTTGTGACTGTACACCTACCGATTTCCCTATTGGACGCCCCTTCACAGGCCCAGCACTGAAGCCTCCGGTAATGCCAGAATCGCTAATTTCCACGAATTTCTTCGAAACAGTGCTCGCAAGCTGATACTTGCCGGGACCTTTTTTAAGCTCCGGGGAAACTCGATCATTGATCGGTTGTACAGGGGTGAACACGGCCACTTGCCTTACCCGCCCCGGCCAGCGTTTCAAAATGCCTGCTCCACCAGTCGGGTCTGAACGATTGACCGGATCACCTTGGCAATAGGAATAAGTGTTAACCCCACCCTTACCGAACGGGCTCAACACATCCGGGCTGAAAAAACGCATAAGTGCAGGGCAATAGAACCGATGCCCATTGCCCAGTGCATAGCCCTGCAGTACCTCGTCCTTCAACTCGCCGTTGAACCCCAACGCAGCGCCCGGCCCTTTTTGCGAATAGCCATAAGCAGTGTATGACAGCGCCCGCCATGCCAAGTCCCGTAGCTCATTTACTCTTTTCATTACCGTCTCACACACTCGCCCATGCCTGACGCCATTCTGCGACCAACACTCACATGCCTGAAACTAGCACTTTTGCCAGTTCAGCCTGTTGCAGGGCCGGTCACTACCAGCCCTTGGCCGGGTTGCTGATCATTGTCGGGATGTTCATTGCCAACCCCTATGCAGCGATGTGGGCTGTGCTCGGTTCAGCCATTGGCGGCGGTGTGGCGCTGCTCGTTGACCAGGCGCATGCTGCATGGCTGGGCTTGTTCGGCTTCAATGCCGCACTGGCAGCCCTAGCGTTCAGCCGACAGGGTGAAAAGCCTTGGGTCACGTTGTTGGCAATCGCCTTGGCCCTGCTGCTCCAACCGGTGTTCAAGCTGCTGCCTGTACCCGGCTTGACCTCCCCCTTTGTCGCAACCTGCTGGCTGATGCATCTGGGCAAAAACGCATCAGAACCGGGCCGTACAGCCGCCGCCCATTCCCCAGGAAATATCCTTGCACTACGCCATCAAGTAGCTGGCCGTTGTAACCCAATCGGTTGCTCCTTGCTCCGCTATGCAATGAGCCATAGACCGAAAATGCAAAAGTTTCGGGTAACCTTCGAACCCGACTCACTCCAACGTCCATCCCTACCTCCAAGCTGAGCAGCACGAGTGCTTGATGTTGCATCGCGCTCCCGAAAATCGCACCTGGCAGTTCTACCAGGCTGGCTCAGTTCTTCTTCAGATTGCATGTACTTACGCAGACCCTCTAGGCTTGATGCTCACACCATCGCAAGAGGCCTCGCATGTCCAGCTCCCAATCCCTGCGCGAACGGCTCTATGTCATCGTCTTCCAGACCGACACCGTCGCCGGCCGGCGCTTCGACAAGACCCTCCTGCTGATCATCCTGGCCAGCCTGGTCACGGTGATCCTCGACAGCATCGACGAGATTCACCAGAACTACGCAGGCCTGTTGGCGGGTATCGAGTGGGGCTTCACCGCGATCTTTCTCGCCGAGTACATCACGCGCCTTTACTGCTCGCCCAAGCCCATGCGCTACGCCTTCAGCTTCTACGGCCTGGTCGACCTGCTGGCGATCGTGCCGGGGATCATCGCCCTGTACTACAGCGACGCGCAGTACCTGCTGATCATCCGGGTAATCCGCATGCTGCGGATTTTCCGGGTGCTCAAGCTCGGCCAGTACCTGAACCAAGCCAATTACCTGATGGCGGCACTGCGCGGCAGCAAGCAGAAGATCATCGTGTTTCTGCTCAGCGTGTCGACACTGGTCACTGTGTTCGGCACCTTGATGTATGTGATCGAGGGGCCGGAGCACGGTTTTACCAGCATCCCCAAAGGCATCTACTGGGCCATTGTCACGCTCACGACCGTGGGCTTTGGCGATATTGTGCCGAAAACACCGCTGGGGCAGGTGCTGTCTTCGCTGGTGATGATCACTGGTTACTCGATCATTGCCGTGCCCACCGGGATCTTCACTGCCGAGCTGGCCAATGCCATGCGTGGCGAACAGTTGCGGCATGACTGCCCAAACTGCCACAAGGGCACGCATGGCCACGACGCGGCATTCTGCTCGCGCTGTGGTCAGGCACTGTTCGGCAAGCGCGACTGATCCTGCGCCAGCGCCTCGCGTGTCAGCGCCACCAGCACATCGCTGCGCGCTGCCTGGCGCTCGGCGTGGACTACCCCGACCCTGGCCAGGTATTCGGCCTCGGGTACCGATTCGGCGCTCTCCAGCAATGCTTGCATGCGCGCGTGGAATGGCGCATCGGCCGCCTCCAGGCGTGCTGCCTGCGTGCGTTGCAGATGCTCCTGCCAGAATTCGCGCTGAGCCAGCGAAACGGCAATCTGCTCATCTGTCTCGTTTGCCTGCACCCGCGCTCGCGCCGCCTCAACGCGTTCAGGCCCCACTCCGGCCACTGCGGTAAACAGCATACTGCCAGGTTGGGCGGGCAGATCGAGTGCGTCACGCAATGCCACGCGATAGGCCAGGCCAACTTCGATCTCATCCGGATCGGCGCCTGCGGCTCGGCGAGCTTGAATGTCTTCCACAACGATGCGATCGACCTCATCCAACCGCCAGAGTTGTCGGCCCAGGTGGAGCAAGGCACCCTGCTGATCGCCACTCCCGGCCTCGATACGCGCACGCCAGACCAGCATGCTCAGTTCCAGGTTGCTGAAACACAACGCCACGCTGTCCTGGCAAGTGAGTTGCTGGTTGATCTGATGGAACAACATCTCTCGCAGGCTGGCGTGCTCCTGCATGGCCTGCAGCATGATGAACACCCGCTCCGCCAGTGCTTCGCCGTTCTGCCTGAACTCTGCGGTGTCCAGCAAGCGGCCCAGCAACCGGAAGAAGTCGTCGCCACCGGGCTCCATCTCCAGCGCCTCCCAGCACGCCGACAATTCGTCACGTGCCAGCACGTTGGCGCTGTCCAGCCAACGCTGACGCAAGAGAGTGGTCCCCGGTTGCGCTTCCATTTCCAGGTGTGGCATCGACGCCTGCAGGCCCTCAAGGTCGTGATCGTTCAACGGGTTGCCCCAGAGCATGAGCATGCGCCGGCTCCATACCGGTGCCCGATAGTAGCTTGCAGGCAATGTGGCGATACGGTTGTCGCGCAAGTCGGCTTGCAGCAGGTCGGGGCAACGCAGTACCCCGGGCGGCAACTCCGTCTGGCCGGTATTGCGCAAATACAGCCGTCGCAGCCGAGGCAGCGCGCGCAGAGAAAAACCGCGACCCAATGGGTTGAACGACAGGTTGAGGTACTCCAGGGACTCGCAATGGGCCAGGATGCCCGCCTGTTCCGGGTCGAGCACGATGCGGTTGTTGAACAGGTCCAGCTCGTTCAGGCTGGGCATCTGCGCGATCGCCGCCGGCACTCGGCTCAGGCGATTGCCACTGAGCTCAAGGATGCGAAGCTCTGGAAAAGCGCCCAGGAATGCCACAGGAATATCCTCTAGCTGCATCCCCAGCAACGCCAGTTCAAAAATATGGGAAAACCTGACTTGGGTGGGCAGCTCAGGTAACTGGCCGGGCATGGCAGCGAACATGGCAAAGCGGAAACTCTGCGGCGCCTGGATATCGTTCACCCCCGCAGTGATACGCCGCTGCCAGCAGTCGATCAGGCAACGCCGGAAATAACGGCGCTCTTCTCGCAGGCCCCTTGATGTTGCCTGACGCTCCCACTGCTGCAGCCGTTCGCGCAACGCCGCAAGCTCGTTGCCCAGGCGGGTGATTTCCCCATGGACATCGCTGCCTGAGGTGCGCAGGCCTTCAATCCAGGCCAGTATCTGCTCGTCGGAGAAGCCTGGATACAAATTGCGGACTGAGGCAAACAACCCTTGTGGAGGCCTTCCACGCCGCCCGCTCAACGGGTAGCCCAGACGACCATCGAGCTGGCGCTGCGGCAGGCGAAACCAGCCGCGCGAGGGTTGTTCACCCAACAGCTGAGTGACCTCGGCGCGATGCGCTACGGCCTGGCGGCTGAGCAGTACGCGCAAGTTGTGGGCGAATGGCTCGCCGACCCCCAACGTATCGCGCAGGTGGTCGTCATAGGCAGAGGCCATGACCTCGAACAGCTCGCCAGCCTGGCCCAGCGGCTGGCCTGCGCCATCCAGGCGGCGAAACTGGCCATCTTCATGGCGGATCGCACATTCAGGGCCGCCTTCCCCGGTGACCAGCAAGGGGGCACCGGCATCGCCATCGAACAAGGCCCAGCGCACGCCACCACCCGCTGGCAAGTGCCTGAGCATGGCAAGCGCCACCCGGGCAAGGTCCAGCTGCTGCTCCACCTCCAGGTAGAACGCTTCGAACACCCTGACCTGACGAATCCGCCGGACATGCACTCGCGCCGCCTCAGCAAGCCTCAACGCCACGCGCCCGCTGTCGACCAGTCGCTCGCGGTCTGCCAAGTGAGCAGTGCGCCACAAAGCGCGTGCCGCAGATTCGTGCAGGCTTGGAAAGACTCGACGCAGTACTGCGGTTTCTGCACTCGATGGAGGCTGGGTAGCGGCGTAGGCCTGCTGGAAGAGCAACCGACGGCGAGCGGCGGCCAGCTCGGCCAACGCCTGATCGCCCAGCCCCTGGCCACCAGGCAATGCGCGTGCTAGCTGCAAGAGTGCAGCGTCGCCCAACGGCTGCCCGGCGCGCAGACGCTCGATCAGTACGCTGATACGCCGGTCCAGCAAAAAGCGTTCGGCGCTGTCGAGCAGCACAGCGTCGGGGGCCTGGCCCTCGACATGCAGGGCGCGCAGGTGATCGGCGTGCAGGTCGTGGATCATCAGAATCTGCTCGATCCGTTCATCATCCAACTCATGCAGGCGTCCACCAAGCCGGCGAAACAAACCATAGCGGTCGTCCCACTGCGCCGGCTGCTCGAACCACAGGCGCCACGCCCCCGCACCGTTGTGGCGCAGCTGCGGGCCATACCCGTCACGCGGGCGTAGTTGCCACTCACCCTGTGCGCCATGCTGCACCACGGGGTAGCAGTGGCCATCCATCTCGACCCAGGCGCGGCCATCGAGCCGATGCACGCCCTCTTCATCCACTTGCGCCTGCAGGGGTGGCACGCTGCGGTAATCGGCCAATGCCGGACGGCACAGCCGGGTACTACCGTCTTCCAGTTGCTCAGGCAGCAAGCTGTCCACCCTCTGCGACCGCCGCCAGGTACGCAGTGCCACCCCCACACCGACAGCAGTGGCGCCCATCACGGCAAGGTCGGTAGCGACATGGGTCAAGTGATTGAGCGCCGCGCTGGTGTCGCCTTCATGCCAGGCCTCGACGCCATGGAACACCTCCTTGAGCAAGCCCCATGCAGTGAATGCCAGCAAACCTGTGCCGATCACCGGAATGAACAGGCCAGCCAGGTTCAGCAGCGCCCAGCCCTCTGCGGCCAGGCGTTGGTCGTGCGCCTGCTGCACGGCCCGGTCGATGCTGGCGACTGGGGCGGCGATCATCGCCGCGTCATCCTTGATCTGCGCGATACGCGCCGTGCCCAGGGTTTCGAACAATGGCAGGCGCAGGGCCTGCATGTGCTCATCGAGGTCGTAGTTGGCCCAATCCGCCAGATCAGCGTAAGCCGGGATGATCACAGAGAAAAATGCCTGGCTGTCCCGACGCCGCACGAAGCGGCTGAAGAACCGCTGATAGTCACGCGTACGTAGCCGCCGCCCCAGGTCATTGGCCAGATGCCGCAGGCTGCTGGACACACACCACGGCCCATGGGGATCATCCGGCACGTACGCCAGCAAACGCCGGGTGGTGTTGCGAACCCAACCCTCATCGATGACGTCCAGCAGCACTATCTGCTCCAGGGTACAGCCCACCAGGCTCAGTTGCCTGGCCATCACCGGATCGCCTTGCAGGCGCGGCGGCGTGCCGTCGCGGCATAACCCCACAATCATCTGCAGTTCGTCGTCGTCGAGTACACCCCTATGCCT from Pseudomonas putida includes the following:
- a CDS encoding ion transporter, with protein sequence MSSSQSLRERLYVIVFQTDTVAGRRFDKTLLLIILASLVTVILDSIDEIHQNYAGLLAGIEWGFTAIFLAEYITRLYCSPKPMRYAFSFYGLVDLLAIVPGIIALYYSDAQYLLIIRVIRMLRIFRVLKLGQYLNQANYLMAALRGSKQKIIVFLLSVSTLVTVFGTLMYVIEGPEHGFTSIPKGIYWAIVTLTTVGFGDIVPKTPLGQVLSSLVMITGYSIIAVPTGIFTAELANAMRGEQLRHDCPNCHKGTHGHDAAFCSRCGQALFGKRD
- a CDS encoding NEL-type E3 ubiquitin ligase domain-containing protein; the protein is MTYQTDQQPDGIALEQAFQDQLIAARLPQWLRAARAEHLPGLSEALRQSLALRQQLSAVLARLEGIDSFAKSRLEQALEGPDGEPFNVHLWSFIAGHREPVINAQPVGVHLTELVYDDMPLLEAALRNFTKDQAEEGGQPRGNRLTSARKGAAKPPSAVAFARLCRSLDLGGQYQAHLNSVLLAPTAQGASVAMLLGDAQRQKMLVEAYKARHRGVLDDDELQMIVGLCRDGTPPRLQGDPVMARQLSLVGCTLEQIVLLDVIDEGWVRNTTRRLLAYVPDDPHGPWCVSSSLRHLANDLGRRLRTRDYQRFFSRFVRRRDSQAFFSVIIPAYADLADWANYDLDEHMQALRLPLFETLGTARIAQIKDDAAMIAAPVASIDRAVQQAHDQRLAAEGWALLNLAGLFIPVIGTGLLAFTAWGLLKEVFHGVEAWHEGDTSAALNHLTHVATDLAVMGATAVGVGVALRTWRRSQRVDSLLPEQLEDGSTRLCRPALADYRSVPPLQAQVDEEGVHRLDGRAWVEMDGHCYPVVQHGAQGEWQLRPRDGYGPQLRHNGAGAWRLWFEQPAQWDDRYGLFRRLGGRLHELDDERIEQILMIHDLHADHLRALHVEGQAPDAVLLDSAERFLLDRRISVLIERLRAGQPLGDAALLQLARALPGGQGLGDQALAELAAARRRLLFQQAYAATQPPSSAETAVLRRVFPSLHESAARALWRTAHLADRERLVDSGRVALRLAEAARVHVRRIRQVRVFEAFYLEVEQQLDLARVALAMLRHLPAGGGVRWALFDGDAGAPLLVTGEGGPECAIRHEDGQFRRLDGAGQPLGQAGELFEVMASAYDDHLRDTLGVGEPFAHNLRVLLSRQAVAHRAEVTQLLGEQPSRGWFRLPQRQLDGRLGYPLSGRRGRPPQGLFASVRNLYPGFSDEQILAWIEGLRTSGSDVHGEITRLGNELAALRERLQQWERQATSRGLREERRYFRRCLIDCWQRRITAGVNDIQAPQSFRFAMFAAMPGQLPELPTQVRFSHIFELALLGMQLEDIPVAFLGAFPELRILELSGNRLSRVPAAIAQMPSLNELDLFNNRIVLDPEQAGILAHCESLEYLNLSFNPLGRGFSLRALPRLRRLYLRNTGQTELPPGVLRCPDLLQADLRDNRIATLPASYYRAPVWSRRMLMLWGNPLNDHDLEGLQASMPHLEMEAQPGTTLLRQRWLDSANVLARDELSACWEALEMEPGGDDFFRLLGRLLDTAEFRQNGEALAERVFIMLQAMQEHASLREMLFHQINQQLTCQDSVALCFSNLELSMLVWRARIEAGSGDQQGALLHLGRQLWRLDEVDRIVVEDIQARRAAGADPDEIEVGLAYRVALRDALDLPAQPGSMLFTAVAGVGPERVEAARARVQANETDEQIAVSLAQREFWQEHLQRTQAARLEAADAPFHARMQALLESAESVPEAEYLARVGVVHAERQAARSDVLVALTREALAQDQSRLPNSA